A genomic region of Melanotaenia boesemani isolate fMelBoe1 chromosome 21, fMelBoe1.pri, whole genome shotgun sequence contains the following coding sequences:
- the c21h10orf90 gene encoding (E2-independent) E3 ubiquitin-conjugating enzyme FATS: protein MTLRRPAAQRRGAPGWRRSGDESHWESLMSEGDLSPGASQPRRAPRPQSAIEGDQLEHWLEHLRTMQSKVRASVRDPSFSDRTASMPVLDKEPSRHAWRQMGFPSFSRDSSSCGSSSLCESSHDSQESLQTGLFFPPERRESWERAYILQAPRKEQAQLSYLTPVKIGWLPVQRRVMMVADASSQNPVLDHSAGQIKLKQPITPAFQRHQATPWDQDGEVERSHTSPSTLGVKTWQIPDQRSPVIKEVPEQLSSSVNEGDGPVGWQALRRGWTTNRVSAFPGGNKFNELPTGTNSYPNRKSPLMKTTSTQPVKHSPLQRTTSADPSIHPTLLQEAYVTDPYKPHTPLHRTSSVQPIKATAPLYKTNNNTESLHLQASSAVTTLIPQNKAGFSSITISSRKVSRSASLPGSNTSSQSSKSASPPLDNQPMDANSKRQVTVQRKATIIKVTEKRVISSPSPSTSKSRAETPPDSHALDTVVRRRKATIIKVTEHKESYSPSKLGSRHPEYRHSYTEGAYKENSTWSQGNHSENNATPSYHYLNSMPHSAITPKTFTSNADKHSTLHKSTLNLFVSSSPVIAAPISQEVSPKAVGQTSDRPQRPLSCYGNLIGYAEPSEDNVAQTAARKWSFELPRETNISLVNSNSSFISPEKAVKEAGQLMVDTLKQTRDEQKKLPPSVDGMRRASPSLTLIKAPDPCSHQSQEEVLAHNVAAIIANIKLQRKLSKKKTSSDNSEKDSAASPQGNTDKSKYTKPVSEQSKVQLHKQSSAETISLQQALERSRPDFIICSQERVRELERKVQERRERSCSRERPAGAVLRQRGTRFTSLNGNLYRPRDKAISRKEMLSRSKNPLMDVKRKNDEEKKREVCLSNRQRVELFKKKLLAQILHRSSN from the exons ATGACTCTCCGCAGGCCAGCTGCACAGCGAAGAGGAGCTCCAGGATGGAGGAGATCAGGAGATGAGTCCCACTGGGAGAGTTTGATGTCAGAGGGGGATCTTTCACCTGGTGCCTCTCAGCCCAGACGTGCACCTCGGCCTCAGAGTGCCATTGAAGGAGACCAGCTGGAACACTGGCTGGAGCACCTACGGACAATGCAGAGCAAAGTCAGAGCCTCAGTTCGTGATCCATCTTTCAGTGATCGGACTGCATCCATGCCTGTCCTTGACAAAGAGCCGAGCAGACATGCTTGGAGACAAATGGGCTTTCCCTCATTTAGCAGGGACTCGTCTTCATGTGGGAGTTCAAGCCTTTGCGAGAGTTCACATGACAGCCAGGAGTCCCTCCAAACCGGGCTGTTTTTCCCTCCAGAGCGCAGAGAAAGTTGGGAGAGAGCTTATATCTTGCAGGCCCCAAGAAAAGAACAAGCTCAACTCAGTTATCTCACTCCAGTGAAGATTGGATGGCTGCCAGTTCAGAGAAGAGTGATGATGGTGGCGGATGCTAGTAGCCAAAACCCGGTTTTGGACCACTCTGCTGGCCAA ATAAAACTGAAACAACCCATAACTCCAGCATTCCAGAGGCATCAAGCAACACCCTGGGATCAGG ACGGAGAGGTAGAGAGAAGTCATACCAGTCCAAGTACCTTGGGTGTGAAGACGTGGCAGATACCTGATCAACGCTCTCCTGTTATCAAAGAG GTGCCAGAACAACTGAGCTCTTCTGTTAATGAGGGGGATGGACCTGTTGGTTGGCAAGCTCTAAGGAGAGGCTGGACGACCAACAGGGTGTCAGCTTTCCCTGGAGGCAATAAGTTCAATGAGCTTCCCACAGGGACCAACTCATATCCCAACAGGAAGTCCCCGCTGATGAAAACAACAAGCACACAGCCTGTCAAGCATTCACCTCTGCAGCGCACAACTTCTGCTGATCCCAGTATTCATCCCACTCTACTGCAAGAGGCATATGTCACAGACCCATACAAGCCACACACTCCTTTGCACAGGACAAGCAGCGTTCAGCCTATAAAGGCAACAGCCCCTTTATATAAGACCAACAACAATACAGAGTCACTACACCTTCAGGCAAGTTCAGCTGTGACTACGCTCATCCCTCAGAACAAAGCTGGCTTCTCCTCTATCACAATCTCCTCCAGAAAAGTGAGCAGATCTGCCAGTTTACCTGGATCTAACACTTCTTCCCAGTCCAGCAAGTCTGCTTCTCCTCCTCTAGACAACCAGCCCATGGACGCAAACTCCAAACGACAGGTAACAGTGCAAAGGAAGGCAACTATAAttaaagttacagagaaaaggGTGATATCCAGTCCCAGCCCAAGCACAAGTAAAAGCAGGGCAGAGACACCACCAGATAGCCATGCTTTGGACACAGTCGTCCGAAGAAGAAAGGCTACCATCATCAAAGTGACAGAGCATAAGGAAAGCTACAGCCCCTCCAAGTTAGGGTCCAGGCATCCAGAGTACAGACACAGCTACACCGAAGGAGCATATAAGGAAAACAGCACATGGAGTCAGGGAAACCATTCAGAAAACAATGCAACACCTTCATATCACTATCTGAACTCTATGCCACATTCAGCTATCACACCAAAAACATTTACTTCAAATGCAGATAAGCATAGCACACTGCACAAATCTACTCTGAATCTTTTTGTCAGCAGCTCTCCTGTTATAGCAGCACCCATTTCCCAAGAGGTTTCTCCAAAGGCTGTTGGACAGACATCGGACAGACCACAGAGACCTCTGAGCTGCTATGGCAATTTGATTGGATACGCTGAGCCCAGCGAGGACAATGTTGCTCAAACAGCTGCCAGGAAATGGAGCTTCGAGCTTCCACGAGAGACCAATATCAGCCTTGTGAACTCCAACAGCAGTTTCATCAGCCCTGAAAAAGCAGTGAAAGAAGCAGGTCAGCTAATGGTAGACACCCTTAAACAAACCAGAGATGAACAGAAGAAATTACCACCATCAGTGGATGGAATGAGGAGAGCATCTCCCAGTCTAACTCTCATCAAGGCCCCGG ATCCCTGTTCCCATCAGTCTCAAGAGGAGGTGCTTGCCCACAATGTAGCTGCGATCATTGCAAATATCAAACTTCAGAGAAAACTCAGCAAGAAGAAAACATCAAGTGACAATTCTGAGAAGGACTCTGCTGCATCACCTCAGGGAAATACTG ATAAAAGCAAATACACAAAGCCTGTTTCTGAGCAAAGCAAAGTCCAGCTCCACAAGCAAAGTTCAGCGGAAACTATTTCTCTTCAG CAAGCGTTGGAGAGGTCCAGACCAGACTTCATCATTTGCTCCCAGGAAAGAGTGCGAGAACTGGAGCGAAAGGTGCAGGAGAGGAGGGAGCGGTCATGTTCCAGGGAGCGACCTGCAGGCGCAGTGCTCAGGCAGAGGGGCACCCGGTTTACCTCTTTGAACG GTAACCTTTACCGACCCAGAGATAAAGCCATTTCTCGAAAAGAGATGCTGTCCAGATCCAAGAA CCCACTGATGGATGTGAAGAGGAAAAatgatgaagagaagaaaagggagGTGTGTTTAAGCAACAGACAGCGAGTAGAGCTTTTCAAAAAG